One genomic region from Jilunia laotingensis encodes:
- a CDS encoding S41 family peptidase — MKKFLNRRNAVLAMVVLIAAAFLGFKSGDDRNFQIAKNLEIFNSIVKELDMFYVDTIDPNKTIREGIDNMLYSLDPYTVYYPENDQDELEMMLKGSYGGIGSIIRYKPELKYTMIVEPYEGMPAAESGLKPGDLLLEIDGKDLKGNSDVSTLLRGQVNTSFKLKVKRPGVKDPLEFTIVRRSIQMPTIPYYAMMDNQVGYINLNSFSGNPSKDFKKAFLDLKKQGITSLVIDIRDNGGGLLEQAVEIANYFLPRGKVIVTTKGKVKQASSTYKTLREPLDLDIPIAVLVNSGTASASEILSGALQDLDRAVIIGNRTFGKGLVQVPRSLPYGGNMKVTTSKYYIPSGRCVQAIDYKHRNEDGSVGTIPDSLTSVFHTAAGREVRDGGGVTPDITIKQERLPNIVYYLLRDDLIFDYATDYCLKHPTIASAEDFKLTDADYEEFKKKVKAADFKYDQQSEKILKTLKEAAEFEGYMSEASDEFKALEKKLNHNLDRDLDYFSKDIKEILALEIVKRYYYKRGAIIEQLKGDKGMEEAVKVLTSPERYKEILTVPVAEKK, encoded by the coding sequence ATGAAAAAGTTTCTGAATAGGAGAAATGCTGTCCTTGCAATGGTTGTGCTGATTGCTGCAGCCTTCTTGGGATTTAAAAGTGGTGACGACCGTAATTTCCAGATAGCTAAGAACCTGGAGATATTCAATTCTATTGTAAAAGAGTTGGATATGTTTTACGTGGACACCATCGATCCCAATAAGACGATCCGCGAAGGAATCGACAATATGTTATATTCACTCGATCCCTATACAGTATATTATCCCGAAAATGATCAGGATGAACTGGAGATGATGCTGAAAGGTTCCTATGGGGGAATCGGATCTATCATCAGATATAAACCGGAACTTAAATATACTATGATCGTGGAGCCTTATGAGGGGATGCCGGCTGCTGAAAGCGGTTTAAAGCCGGGTGACCTTCTTTTGGAGATAGACGGAAAAGACCTGAAAGGCAATTCGGACGTAAGCACTTTGTTGCGTGGACAGGTAAATACAAGTTTCAAATTGAAAGTGAAACGTCCCGGTGTAAAAGATCCTTTGGAATTTACAATCGTACGTCGCTCCATTCAGATGCCAACCATTCCCTATTATGCCATGATGGATAATCAGGTTGGTTATATCAATTTGAACAGTTTCTCGGGAAATCCTTCGAAAGATTTCAAAAAGGCTTTTCTCGATTTGAAGAAGCAGGGAATTACTTCATTGGTCATTGACATCCGGGATAATGGGGGCGGATTGCTTGAACAGGCTGTGGAAATTGCAAATTATTTCCTACCGCGTGGCAAAGTGATCGTGACTACAAAAGGAAAGGTAAAGCAAGCCAGCAGTACTTATAAGACCTTACGTGAACCGTTGGATTTGGATATCCCGATAGCTGTTCTGGTGAATAGCGGTACGGCTTCTGCTTCCGAGATTCTCTCGGGTGCTTTGCAGGATTTGGATCGTGCCGTTATTATCGGTAATCGTACTTTTGGTAAAGGCTTGGTACAGGTTCCACGTTCATTGCCTTATGGCGGTAATATGAAGGTTACCACTTCCAAATATTATATCCCTAGCGGACGTTGTGTGCAGGCCATTGATTATAAACACCGGAATGAAGACGGAAGTGTCGGAACCATTCCCGATAGTTTGACTTCTGTGTTCCATACGGCTGCCGGACGTGAAGTCCGTGATGGAGGTGGAGTGACACCGGACATTACAATTAAACAGGAGCGGTTGCCTAATATAGTTTATTATCTTCTTCGTGACGATTTGATATTCGATTATGCTACGGATTACTGCTTGAAACACCCTACTATTGCCTCTGCTGAAGATTTCAAACTGACGGATGCCGATTATGAGGAGTTTAAAAAGAAAGTAAAAGCAGCAGATTTCAAATATGACCAACAGAGCGAGAAGATTCTGAAAACATTGAAAGAAGCTGCTGAATTTGAAGGCTATATGTCAGAAGCATCCGATGAGTTCAAGGCGTTGGAGAAGAAGTTGAATCATAACCTTGATCGTGATCTGGATTATTTCTCGAAAGATATTAAAGAGATTCTTGCTTTAGAGATTGTAAAACGCTACTATTATAAGCGTGGAGCAATTATCGAGCAGTTAAAGGGGGACAAAGGTATGGAAGAAGCGGTAAAAGTACTTACTTCGCCCGAACGTTACAAAGAAATATTGACTGTCCCGGTTGCTGAAAAGAAATAA
- a CDS encoding DUF1905 domain-containing protein, which produces MESKGVKYQFTAKVYQYSSSVEIPGWTIVSLPKDMSIEIRDNFKKFEEGWGRMKVTARIGNSEWRTSIWFDTKQEIYMLPLKAEIRKKENIVPDKIVDVVVFI; this is translated from the coding sequence ATGGAAAGTAAAGGAGTAAAATACCAGTTCACAGCGAAAGTTTATCAATATTCGTCATCGGTAGAGATACCCGGCTGGACTATTGTTTCACTTCCGAAGGACATGTCAATAGAGATACGGGACAATTTTAAGAAGTTTGAAGAAGGCTGGGGACGGATGAAGGTAACTGCAAGAATTGGTAATAGTGAATGGAGAACTTCCATTTGGTTTGATACGAAACAAGAAATTTACATGCTTCCTCTCAAGGCTGAGATCCGGAAAAAGGAAAATATAGTCCCTGATAAAATAGTGGATGTAGTTGTTTTTATTTGA
- a CDS encoding prolyl oligopeptidase family serine peptidase: MRKLVSLLLLFYCVVTISAQETYQKKVFVSVQGDSLNYRLLRPEVEKPGKKYPLVLFLHGAGERGKDNEKQLTHGGQMFLNPVNREEHPAFVLMPQCPEDKYWGFASRPASLVPSEMPVGQEMCPIFITLKELLDTYLAMPEVDKDRVYIIGLSMGGMGTYDLAVRFPEIFAAAIPICGSVNPARLAAAKDVKFRIFHGDADDIVTVEGSREAYRALKAAGADVEYIEFPGCNHGSWTPAFNYPGFMDWLFSQKKE; the protein is encoded by the coding sequence ATGAGAAAATTAGTTAGTTTGTTGCTCCTATTTTATTGCGTAGTCACTATATCTGCGCAGGAAACCTATCAGAAGAAAGTGTTTGTTTCCGTTCAGGGAGATTCGTTGAATTACCGCCTGCTTCGTCCGGAAGTGGAAAAGCCGGGAAAGAAATATCCCCTTGTCCTGTTCCTGCACGGTGCCGGAGAGCGTGGAAAGGATAACGAAAAACAATTGACGCATGGTGGACAGATGTTTCTCAATCCGGTGAACCGGGAAGAACATCCGGCATTTGTCCTGATGCCGCAATGCCCGGAAGATAAATATTGGGGATTCGCTTCCCGTCCTGCATCTTTAGTACCGTCTGAGATGCCGGTAGGACAGGAGATGTGTCCGATCTTCATCACATTGAAAGAGTTGTTGGACACTTATCTTGCTATGCCCGAAGTGGATAAGGACCGGGTTTATATTATCGGCCTTTCAATGGGTGGGATGGGTACGTATGATTTGGCTGTCCGTTTCCCTGAAATCTTTGCTGCTGCTATTCCTATCTGCGGCTCTGTTAATCCTGCGCGTTTAGCTGCTGCGAAAGATGTGAAGTTCCGTATCTTTCACGGAGATGCTGATGATATTGTTACCGTTGAAGGTTCGCGTGAAGCTTATCGTGCTTTAAAGGCAGCAGGTGCGGATGTGGAATATATTGAGTTTCCCGGATGCAATCATGGCAGTTGGACTCCGGCATTCAATTATCCGGGATTTATGGATTGGCTGTTTAGCCAGAAAAAGGAATAG